A single Acetomicrobium thermoterrenum DSM 13490 DNA region contains:
- a CDS encoding xanthine dehydrogenase family protein molybdopterin-binding subunit, which translates to MVEKLKVTPTEKKFREVIGKPVVRVDAWDKVMGKAEYIDDYPIPGCWYGGTVRSDVPHGRIVGIRQNPSFDWSKVVFVTAKDLPGPNEVAMVRRDMPVLAEDIVNYVSEPIALVAAPTKALLKAALKAVKVEIEPLEPVLSIEEALEGKKVIWGNDNVLAKFEVKRGDVDEAFKEADIIIEETYRTGHQEQLYLEPQGMVALPRDDGGVEVVGSLQCPYYIHGAMTHALNLPPDKVIIKQAVTGGGFGGKEDFPSLLAIHAAVLALKAKRPVKIIYDRAEDIVSTTKRHPSRIRHRTGVKKDGTIVAQDVDLVLDGGAYTTLSIVVLQRSLLHATGCYQIPNARILARAVATNTPPNGAFRGFGAPQSIFAMERQMDKIARTLGLSPVEVRRKNLLKCGDAFPFGQRVEDDGARLVFERALAISEYERKRAEYSKDQGPKKRGIGVSLFLHGGGFTGAGEQKINGKIKLFLARESVELHVSNVEMGQGAATVLTQIAAQGLQIPFEKVKYCQPDTSKAPDSGPTVASRTTMIVGKIVLRGTEKLIMQIKEYVSRHFDVPLRDITYARGTFFENGTPLADFFEIARRIEEERGPLEVIGDYVHPPELNWDDEKCQGDAYQGYAWGASVLEVEVDTDTWEVRPLRDTVVVDGGTAINPLLALGQVEGGSLQGLGYGYLEVIEMEGGRYRNNRLANYAIPTSVDCPDFFVELMEIPCSRGAFGAKGLGEMPLSGGGPAVVAAIEHATGLFANRLPVTGEVLTALEQEGDERRS; encoded by the coding sequence TTGGTTGAAAAATTAAAGGTTACGCCGACGGAGAAAAAATTTAGGGAGGTTATCGGAAAGCCCGTCGTTAGGGTAGATGCCTGGGATAAGGTTATGGGGAAGGCAGAGTACATAGATGACTATCCAATCCCTGGTTGTTGGTACGGAGGCACTGTGAGAAGCGACGTACCTCACGGAAGGATCGTTGGTATCAGACAGAATCCGTCCTTTGACTGGTCGAAGGTGGTCTTTGTGACGGCAAAAGACCTTCCGGGCCCGAATGAGGTGGCCATGGTAAGGCGTGACATGCCCGTATTGGCAGAGGATATCGTAAATTACGTATCGGAACCTATAGCTCTCGTTGCCGCTCCTACAAAGGCACTCCTCAAGGCTGCACTAAAGGCCGTAAAGGTTGAAATCGAACCACTGGAGCCTGTTCTTTCCATCGAGGAGGCCCTTGAGGGCAAAAAGGTGATATGGGGCAATGACAACGTCTTGGCCAAGTTCGAGGTAAAAAGAGGAGACGTCGACGAGGCATTTAAAGAAGCAGATATCATCATTGAAGAAACTTACAGGACGGGCCATCAGGAGCAACTTTACCTGGAACCCCAGGGGATGGTGGCCCTTCCCCGCGATGATGGAGGCGTGGAGGTAGTAGGTTCGCTTCAGTGTCCTTACTATATACATGGCGCCATGACGCATGCTTTAAACCTCCCACCCGATAAGGTCATCATAAAACAGGCCGTTACGGGCGGAGGCTTTGGCGGAAAGGAGGATTTTCCCTCCCTTCTTGCGATACACGCAGCTGTGCTGGCCTTGAAGGCCAAAAGGCCCGTGAAGATCATCTACGACAGGGCCGAAGATATAGTCTCCACCACCAAGAGACACCCTTCCAGGATAAGGCACAGAACGGGGGTAAAAAAGGACGGCACGATAGTCGCCCAGGATGTAGACTTGGTCTTGGACGGAGGAGCTTATACGACTTTGAGCATCGTAGTGCTTCAAAGGTCGCTGCTTCACGCTACGGGCTGCTACCAGATACCAAACGCACGAATCCTTGCCAGGGCCGTGGCCACAAATACCCCGCCAAATGGTGCCTTCAGGGGCTTTGGCGCACCTCAAAGCATATTTGCCATGGAAAGACAGATGGATAAAATCGCAAGGACGCTTGGTTTAAGTCCTGTAGAAGTGAGGCGTAAAAACCTGTTAAAGTGCGGAGATGCCTTTCCCTTCGGTCAAAGGGTCGAGGACGACGGTGCAAGACTAGTCTTTGAGCGTGCCTTGGCGATCTCGGAATACGAAAGAAAGAGGGCCGAGTATTCAAAAGATCAGGGCCCGAAAAAACGTGGCATCGGCGTGTCGCTTTTCCTTCACGGAGGAGGCTTTACTGGAGCGGGAGAGCAGAAGATCAACGGAAAAATAAAGCTTTTTTTGGCGAGGGAGTCAGTCGAACTTCACGTGAGCAACGTCGAGATGGGGCAAGGTGCCGCGACGGTGCTCACTCAAATAGCAGCTCAGGGCCTTCAAATTCCCTTTGAGAAGGTGAAGTACTGCCAGCCCGATACGTCCAAGGCCCCTGACAGTGGTCCGACAGTCGCCTCTCGCACCACTATGATCGTGGGAAAGATCGTGCTTCGTGGGACAGAAAAGCTAATTATGCAGATAAAGGAGTACGTATCCAGACATTTTGACGTCCCCCTTAGGGACATAACCTATGCAAGGGGAACATTTTTTGAAAACGGTACTCCCCTGGCTGACTTTTTTGAAATAGCCCGACGGATCGAGGAAGAAAGGGGACCGTTGGAGGTCATAGGCGATTACGTCCACCCCCCGGAGCTTAACTGGGACGACGAGAAATGTCAGGGGGACGCATACCAGGGTTACGCCTGGGGAGCAAGCGTCTTAGAAGTGGAAGTAGATACAGATACCTGGGAAGTGAGGCCCTTGCGAGACACCGTTGTCGTTGACGGCGGCACTGCCATAAATCCCTTGCTCGCCCTTGGTCAGGTAGAAGGCGGAAGCCTCCAGGGATTAGGATACGGTTACCTAGAGGTCATAGAGATGGAAGGCGGCAGATACAGGAACAACAGGCTTGCCAACTACGCCATCCCTACCAGCGTCGATTGCCCCGACTTCTTCGTGGAACTTATGGAAATTCCCTGCAGCAGGGGAGCCTTTGGGGCAAAGGGATTGGGTGAAATGCCTTTAAGCGGGGGAGGACCTGCGGTGGTAGCTGCCATTGAGCACGCCACGGGGCTTTTTGCAAACAGACTTCCCGTTACGGGAGAGGTGCTTACCGCGCTTGAGCAAGAAGGGGATGAAAGACGATCATGA
- a CDS encoding uracil-xanthine permease family protein: MAYDPEQAVFKQEVEALTKPVLTIDEKPKSVFETLYYALQLTLVDFSPFIWATAFVAMAGLPESVTPSMISYCFIGVFVATMIQTTLGNRLPVVQLPSVPIFINMASIAKTYPYGLTTAWGAAFTGGIIEGLFGASRVLTVLRKFMPPVVVGSVVATIGFVITRISLSWVFAIPNALHLSLGIISFLFALFLRFKLKGLISRGFVLISILIVGIIGGTVLGIFDWGSVARAGWVSLPKLFPFKGYDGATSPLIISISAILLVLTGYACSMFESIGDYAAVCTAAAEPYKVKHMNRGIAAEGFSCALCSLFGGLPVTSASQNAGIIASTGIASRVVTQTAAFIFLLYGLCPKFTTILAAIPKSVIGGAFIISAGLILLSGINTVMSDVKNNFGNMIVAGVTLGISVMMPYYLNLDRGAWLETLHPFVKLYLTNNVFLAVTVGIVSNLLINYVFYNKNQ, translated from the coding sequence ATGGCGTATGACCCCGAACAGGCAGTATTCAAGCAGGAAGTGGAGGCTTTGACGAAGCCTGTTTTGACGATAGACGAGAAGCCGAAGTCCGTGTTTGAAACGCTCTATTACGCCCTCCAGCTAACCTTGGTAGATTTCAGCCCCTTCATCTGGGCTACGGCATTCGTGGCCATGGCGGGGCTTCCGGAAAGCGTTACGCCTTCCATGATAAGCTACTGCTTCATAGGCGTTTTCGTGGCGACCATGATACAGACCACCCTGGGAAACAGGCTTCCAGTGGTGCAGCTTCCTTCCGTTCCCATATTCATAAACATGGCTTCCATAGCCAAAACTTATCCCTACGGGCTCACCACCGCCTGGGGAGCTGCCTTTACTGGCGGTATTATCGAGGGACTTTTCGGAGCATCCAGAGTACTCACGGTTTTAAGGAAATTCATGCCTCCCGTCGTGGTGGGATCGGTAGTAGCTACCATCGGTTTTGTCATCACTCGCATATCGCTTTCTTGGGTATTTGCCATTCCGAATGCCCTTCATTTGTCACTTGGGATAATAAGTTTTCTCTTTGCCCTCTTTTTGCGGTTTAAACTTAAGGGCCTGATCTCCAGGGGCTTTGTGCTCATCTCAATTCTTATTGTGGGTATAATTGGCGGAACGGTTCTGGGTATTTTCGATTGGGGAAGCGTTGCCCGCGCAGGGTGGGTGAGCCTTCCAAAGCTTTTCCCCTTCAAGGGCTACGACGGTGCGACATCGCCTTTGATAATAAGTATTTCCGCCATTTTATTGGTGTTAACGGGATATGCATGCTCCATGTTTGAGTCCATAGGGGATTATGCTGCCGTATGTACAGCAGCGGCCGAGCCTTACAAAGTAAAGCATATGAACAGGGGAATAGCTGCCGAGGGCTTTTCCTGCGCTTTGTGTTCTCTTTTCGGAGGCCTTCCTGTCACCAGCGCAAGCCAGAACGCCGGTATCATAGCTTCGACGGGGATCGCAAGCAGGGTAGTCACGCAAACAGCGGCTTTTATATTCCTTCTTTACGGGCTGTGTCCCAAGTTTACCACGATCCTGGCTGCGATCCCAAAGTCGGTCATAGGCGGAGCCTTTATAATAAGCGCGGGTTTGATACTGCTTTCTGGCATTAACACTGTCATGTCCGATGTCAAAAACAACTTCGGTAACATGATCGTAGCCGGAGTTACCCTTGGGATCTCCGTCATGATGCCCTACTATTTAAATTTGGACAGGGGCGCCTGGCTTGAGACTTTGCATCCCTTCGTGAAACTTTACCTAACGAACAACGTATTTTTGGCCGTCACTGTGGGCATTGTGAGCAATTTGCTTATAAATTACGTGTTTTATAATAAAAACCAATAA
- a CDS encoding xanthine dehydrogenase family protein molybdopterin-binding subunit has translation MTDYINIGKNKEKVDALALAAGEPLFADDFALKDPLHIAFLYSPHAHAKIKSIDTVEAESMPGVALVLTYKNTPRVLYTSAGQSHPEPSPYDMYMFDEKVRFVGDRVALVAAESEEIAKEAVKKIKVEYEMLPALFDIEEAEKDGAPVLHDGEEHVMIPSAIYRPEKNLAARIAFLYGDSQKGFEEADFVQEATYYTHIASHCALETHVTKATFDHYGRLVLITSTQVPFHARRIVSNILGIPLGKIRVIKPRIGGGFGSKQEVLLEPYVALVAWRTKRPAQIVTSREEYFVSGRTRHAMRSRIKMGVKNDGTIVAMEIDDLMNAGAYGPHGPTVLANTGAKVLPLFNKIENVSFYADCVYTNLPVGGAYRGYGATQGFFGLNQHIDHITRLLGIDMAEFVKKWHIKTGETSEVFKAIGEGKTGHEQVVTSCKLSECIDEAARVIGWKEKRGVKRKEGDKCYGVGMAVATQGSGIPLIDMGGAHIKMNEDGSFNLYVGATDIGTGSDTVLAQIAAETLKVPSEKIIVLSSDTDLTPYDVGAYASSTTYVSGNAVKRCAQKIAERIMEVASEMLECPREELTLGVEEVSHVKSGRSLSFKDVAYYAFYAKNQFQIEESASFVSPVSPFPFCATFAEVEVDIKTGIVRPLKVVTAMDCGNVLNPKLAEGQVEGAVLNGVSFSLCEEYLFDEKGKMKNPNFWDYKVYKTTDLPEVVTILVPSFEEYGPYGAKSVGEVAINTPGPAIANAIYDAVGVRMYDLPMTPERVLKAIREKVVS, from the coding sequence ATGACTGATTATATCAACATTGGAAAAAATAAGGAGAAAGTCGATGCCCTGGCGCTCGCGGCGGGCGAACCGCTCTTTGCTGACGACTTTGCGCTTAAAGATCCCCTTCATATAGCCTTTCTTTACTCGCCCCACGCTCATGCGAAGATAAAAAGCATAGATACGGTCGAAGCTGAATCGATGCCCGGCGTTGCGCTGGTGTTGACCTACAAAAACACCCCAAGGGTGCTTTACACCTCCGCAGGCCAGTCACATCCAGAACCTTCGCCCTACGACATGTACATGTTCGACGAAAAAGTGAGGTTCGTCGGCGACAGGGTGGCCCTGGTAGCAGCAGAAAGTGAAGAGATAGCGAAGGAAGCGGTGAAGAAAATCAAGGTGGAATACGAGATGCTTCCTGCCCTTTTTGATATTGAAGAGGCCGAAAAAGATGGAGCGCCCGTACTTCACGACGGAGAAGAACACGTCATGATACCTTCCGCCATATACAGGCCGGAGAAAAACCTTGCTGCCAGGATAGCCTTCTTATATGGCGATTCGCAGAAAGGATTTGAAGAGGCGGATTTCGTGCAGGAGGCAACTTACTATACCCATATCGCCTCCCACTGCGCCCTGGAGACGCACGTGACGAAGGCCACGTTTGATCACTACGGCAGACTGGTTCTCATTACCTCGACTCAGGTTCCCTTCCACGCCAGGAGGATAGTCTCCAACATATTGGGAATTCCCCTGGGCAAAATAAGGGTGATCAAGCCCCGCATTGGAGGCGGATTCGGGAGCAAGCAGGAAGTGCTGCTTGAGCCTTACGTGGCATTGGTTGCATGGAGGACGAAGCGGCCGGCACAGATAGTAACCTCCAGGGAGGAGTACTTCGTATCGGGAAGGACGAGGCACGCCATGCGCTCCAGAATAAAGATGGGCGTCAAAAACGACGGCACAATCGTTGCCATGGAGATCGATGACCTCATGAACGCAGGTGCATACGGGCCCCATGGGCCTACCGTCCTGGCAAATACGGGCGCCAAGGTGCTTCCCCTCTTCAACAAAATAGAAAACGTCTCCTTCTACGCCGACTGTGTATACACCAACCTCCCCGTCGGCGGAGCCTATAGAGGCTACGGAGCTACCCAGGGGTTTTTCGGGCTCAATCAGCACATAGATCACATAACGAGGCTTCTCGGCATAGACATGGCCGAGTTCGTCAAGAAGTGGCACATAAAGACGGGCGAGACCTCCGAGGTCTTTAAAGCCATAGGCGAGGGCAAGACCGGACACGAGCAGGTCGTCACTTCCTGTAAGCTTTCCGAGTGCATAGACGAGGCTGCACGAGTCATCGGGTGGAAGGAAAAGAGAGGGGTCAAAAGGAAAGAGGGCGACAAATGCTACGGCGTTGGAATGGCCGTAGCGACCCAGGGATCGGGCATTCCCCTGATAGACATGGGCGGCGCCCACATAAAGATGAACGAGGACGGCTCCTTTAACCTCTACGTTGGAGCCACAGATATAGGGACGGGCTCCGATACGGTGCTCGCCCAAATTGCGGCCGAAACATTAAAGGTGCCATCGGAGAAGATAATAGTGCTTTCTTCCGATACGGACCTCACGCCCTACGACGTGGGAGCCTATGCTTCTTCCACAACTTACGTATCGGGCAACGCCGTCAAAAGGTGCGCCCAAAAGATAGCGGAGAGGATCATGGAAGTCGCTTCGGAGATGCTCGAATGCCCCAGGGAAGAGCTGACCCTGGGGGTGGAGGAAGTCTCTCACGTAAAAAGCGGCCGAAGCCTAAGCTTTAAAGACGTGGCTTACTATGCCTTTTATGCGAAAAACCAGTTTCAGATCGAGGAAAGCGCCTCCTTTGTCAGCCCCGTGTCGCCCTTCCCTTTTTGTGCCACCTTCGCCGAAGTGGAAGTCGACATAAAGACCGGTATCGTCAGGCCCCTCAAGGTCGTTACGGCCATGGACTGCGGCAACGTCTTAAACCCGAAGCTTGCCGAGGGGCAGGTGGAAGGAGCAGTATTAAACGGCGTAAGCTTCTCTCTCTGCGAAGAGTACCTCTTTGACGAGAAGGGGAAGATGAAAAACCCCAACTTCTGGGACTACAAGGTATATAAGACCACTGACTTGCCGGAGGTCGTTACGATACTTGTACCCTCTTTCGAGGAGTACGGGCCATATGGCGCAAAATCGGTCGGAGAAGTGGCCATCAATACGCCGGGGCCTGCGATCGCTAACGCCATTTACGACGCCGTCGGAGTCAGGATGTACGACCTTCCCATGACGCCCGAGCGCGTCTTAAAGGCAATCAGGGAAAAGGTAGTAAGCTAA
- a CDS encoding (2Fe-2S)-binding protein, with protein sequence MKASFNINGKVHELEFAPHVRLLDLLRDNGFTEVKCGCREGFCGACSVLLDGELVNSCMVYAASVGERKITTVKGIGSIHEPHPIQEAFVEAGAVQCGYCTPGMVLATYALLQRNPDPTAEEIKEALDGNFCRCTGYVKIIDAVKLAARKVKEND encoded by the coding sequence ATGAAGGCATCGTTTAACATAAACGGAAAAGTACACGAACTGGAATTTGCTCCCCATGTCAGGCTGTTAGACCTTTTACGCGACAACGGCTTTACGGAGGTAAAATGTGGCTGCAGGGAAGGCTTTTGCGGCGCCTGCAGCGTTCTGCTCGATGGAGAACTCGTAAACTCCTGCATGGTTTACGCTGCTTCAGTAGGCGAAAGAAAAATAACGACGGTCAAAGGCATAGGGTCTATTCACGAACCCCACCCGATACAGGAGGCCTTCGTCGAGGCAGGAGCAGTACAGTGTGGCTACTGCACTCCAGGCATGGTGCTTGCCACTTACGCTCTACTTCAAAGAAACCCTGATCCCACTGCCGAAGAGATAAAGGAAGCCCTTGACGGAAATTTCTGCAGGTGCACGGGTTACGTGAAGATAATAGATGCCGTGAAACTTGCCGCGAGGAAGGTGAAGGAAAATGACTGA
- a CDS encoding FAD binding domain-containing protein — protein MEEKELKAMEWYFPKSLEELAELLKEEGALIHAGGTVIKEERIKSAKRVIDISSLPLNYIKKEGDMWRIGATATLSRVMDSLESDHLLVKALKCTATTPLRNRITMGGSVYLSPLWSNLMGPLLALEAEIEVLGKGQGTCKYEEFLSNRGKFQDCAVTEVRFPDAKIIGYFDRFARTATDYSALTVTIALSVEGESIRGAKVVVTGTKKAYDRLSGVEKALQGSRLEDVDAEGILRNVNVEFADKPAGSGPYLTEVSKVLLCRGLNALGGAR, from the coding sequence TTGGAAGAAAAGGAGTTGAAAGCGATGGAGTGGTATTTTCCAAAAAGCCTAGAGGAACTGGCAGAGCTTTTAAAGGAAGAGGGCGCGCTTATCCATGCAGGCGGCACGGTCATAAAGGAAGAGAGGATAAAATCGGCAAAGCGGGTTATCGACATCTCTTCTTTACCCCTAAACTATATCAAGAAAGAAGGCGACATGTGGCGCATCGGAGCGACGGCAACCCTGAGTCGAGTTATGGATTCCTTAGAAAGCGACCACTTGCTTGTCAAGGCTTTAAAGTGCACGGCGACGACACCCTTGAGGAACAGGATCACCATGGGCGGAAGCGTGTATCTGTCGCCCCTTTGGTCGAACCTTATGGGCCCCCTTCTGGCATTGGAAGCAGAAATTGAAGTCCTGGGAAAAGGGCAGGGTACCTGTAAATACGAGGAGTTTTTATCCAATAGGGGCAAGTTTCAAGATTGTGCCGTGACTGAAGTCAGATTTCCTGACGCGAAAATAATCGGCTATTTCGACAGATTTGCTCGAACGGCCACGGATTACTCGGCCCTGACCGTTACAATTGCTCTGTCCGTCGAAGGCGAGTCTATAAGAGGTGCAAAGGTCGTGGTTACAGGCACGAAGAAGGCATACGACAGGTTAAGCGGAGTTGAAAAGGCGCTTCAAGGCAGCAGGCTTGAGGACGTGGATGCCGAAGGGATTTTAAGGAATGTCAACGTCGAATTTGCCGACAAGCCAGCAGGAAGCGGCCCTTATCTGACCGAGGTCTCTAAGGTATTGCTTTGTCGCGGCCTGAATGCTTTAGGTGGTGCGAGGTGA
- the ssnA gene encoding putative aminohydrolase SsnA: MLILKGGTVVTLGEDCKVIEDGGLVIDGETIAAVGKSDDILAKYGNKEGITVKDLGGRLVMPGFLNAHMHLYSSFARGMSIAGPSPKTFKEILERLWWSMDKDLMTEEELYYSALVGAIDSLKSGTTAILDHHASFGMIDGSLDVLEKALKDVGIKGSLCFEVSDRWGPKARDASIEENVRFIKKNANDPFVRAMFGLHASFTLEDETIRRCVGEAKDLNAPFHFHLAEGLADVTDARERGYKGVTDRLYELGVLTPGSLAIHGVHIDEPEIELLAKCGVNVVHNPESNMNNAVGVPNVVGMIAKGVNVGLGTDGYTPSMLESAKVAYIIHKHERRDPTVGWTETAKMLFESNASIFSAHFGKPMGAIKEGAAADLVVLDYYPPTPLTPQNLLGHLIFGIRDSAVNTVIVGDREVVKDHVLVSMIEESVMAEARKVAESYWKKRS, encoded by the coding sequence ATGCTCATATTAAAAGGCGGGACAGTTGTAACCCTTGGCGAAGACTGCAAGGTCATAGAAGATGGCGGTCTGGTCATAGACGGCGAAACGATAGCTGCCGTGGGCAAAAGTGATGATATTCTTGCAAAATATGGCAATAAGGAAGGGATAACGGTTAAAGACTTGGGCGGCAGGCTCGTGATGCCAGGCTTTCTCAATGCCCACATGCACCTTTACAGCAGCTTCGCCCGCGGCATGTCCATAGCGGGACCCTCGCCAAAGACCTTTAAGGAGATACTGGAGCGGCTTTGGTGGAGTATGGACAAAGACCTTATGACGGAAGAGGAGCTTTACTACAGTGCCCTTGTAGGCGCCATAGATTCGCTCAAAAGCGGGACGACCGCGATACTTGATCATCACGCCTCTTTTGGCATGATCGACGGAAGCCTTGACGTGCTTGAAAAGGCCTTAAAGGACGTCGGAATTAAGGGGTCTTTATGTTTTGAGGTCTCGGACCGCTGGGGACCGAAGGCAAGAGATGCCTCCATAGAAGAAAACGTGAGGTTCATAAAAAAGAATGCCAATGATCCCTTTGTTCGGGCCATGTTTGGGCTTCACGCTTCTTTCACGCTTGAGGATGAAACGATAAGGCGCTGCGTGGGGGAAGCAAAGGATCTCAACGCGCCCTTTCATTTTCACTTGGCCGAAGGTTTGGCTGACGTGACCGATGCCAGAGAGAGGGGTTACAAGGGCGTAACGGACAGGTTGTACGAGCTTGGAGTCTTAACCCCTGGCAGTCTTGCCATTCACGGAGTGCATATAGATGAGCCCGAAATCGAGCTTTTGGCGAAATGTGGCGTAAATGTCGTTCATAATCCTGAGTCCAACATGAACAACGCCGTGGGCGTGCCAAACGTCGTAGGGATGATAGCAAAAGGCGTAAACGTGGGCTTGGGGACCGACGGCTACACCCCTTCCATGCTTGAGTCCGCCAAGGTGGCTTACATAATACACAAACACGAGCGTCGGGATCCGACCGTGGGCTGGACCGAGACGGCGAAGATGCTTTTCGAGTCAAACGCTTCCATCTTTTCGGCCCACTTCGGCAAACCCATGGGAGCGATAAAAGAAGGAGCTGCTGCCGACCTGGTCGTCCTTGATTACTATCCACCAACGCCTTTGACGCCCCAAAACCTTTTAGGCCATCTTATATTTGGCATTCGTGATAGCGCGGTAAATACCGTTATAGTAGGAGACCGCGAGGTCGTAAAAGACCACGTCCTAGTGAGCATGATTGAAGAAAGCGTCATGGCGGAAGCCAGAAAGGTGGCAGAAAGCTATTGGAAGAAAAGGAGTTGA
- a CDS encoding (2Fe-2S)-binding protein, protein MSNIEVTITVNGTKHCLTVGPKERLLDTLRERLHLTGTKEGCGVGECGACTVILDGEAVHSCMVLTAQADGSEVLTVEGLEKEGQLHPLQEAFIKHHAVQCGFCTPGMLMSAKALLDKNPNPTREEIKTAIEGNLCRCTGYEQIIEAIESAARALESR, encoded by the coding sequence ATGAGTAATATAGAAGTCACCATCACCGTAAATGGGACGAAACATTGCCTTACAGTCGGGCCGAAGGAAAGGCTGCTTGACACCTTACGGGAGCGCCTTCACCTTACCGGCACGAAGGAAGGTTGTGGCGTCGGGGAATGCGGAGCCTGCACTGTAATACTTGACGGTGAGGCGGTACATTCCTGCATGGTCTTGACGGCTCAAGCCGATGGAAGCGAGGTCCTTACTGTCGAGGGCCTGGAAAAAGAAGGTCAACTTCACCCGTTGCAGGAGGCATTTATAAAGCATCACGCCGTGCAGTGCGGTTTTTGCACGCCCGGCATGCTCATGTCCGCCAAGGCCTTGCTCGACAAAAACCCTAACCCCACCAGGGAGGAGATAAAGACCGCCATAGAGGGAAACTTGTGCCGCTGCACGGGGTACGAACAAATTATAGAGGCGATAGAGAGTGCAGCCAGGGCGCTGGAGAGCCGTTGA
- a CDS encoding FAD binding domain-containing protein, translated as MIDYEFFKAPSLKEALEFLGSHEGVRAIAGGTDLLVDIRKENARAKGFRYLLDISGLKELKFIEERKDCVAIGALSTHTMLVESPVINKHFPLLASAAKTIGSTQIRNRGTVGGNINNASPAADLLSPLIALKAHVKLRTLNGERKLPLDEFLAGPYRTNRQSDEMMTEVCVPLLGEGYFTNFQKIGRRKAMNIARLNLAVVLGIKGDTVFDPRIVPGAATAYPIRFGKIEEAISGKRIGEIDPAEIGERASEEMISATGVRWSTPYKRIALASLVKRALETIFREAKADE; from the coding sequence ATGATAGACTATGAATTTTTTAAAGCTCCTTCTTTGAAGGAAGCACTGGAGTTTCTCGGCTCTCACGAAGGCGTGAGAGCCATAGCAGGCGGGACGGACCTATTGGTGGACATCAGGAAGGAAAACGCGCGTGCTAAGGGTTTCAGGTATTTGCTGGACATAAGCGGATTAAAGGAATTGAAGTTCATCGAAGAAAGAAAGGACTGCGTGGCGATAGGGGCTTTATCCACTCATACGATGCTTGTGGAGTCTCCCGTAATTAATAAACACTTTCCTCTGTTGGCCTCCGCTGCCAAGACCATAGGTTCCACCCAAATAAGAAACAGAGGCACCGTGGGGGGAAATATAAATAACGCCTCACCCGCTGCCGATCTGCTTTCTCCTCTTATTGCCCTAAAGGCGCATGTGAAACTGCGTACTTTAAATGGCGAAAGAAAGCTTCCACTGGACGAATTTTTGGCCGGTCCCTATAGGACGAACCGTCAAAGCGACGAAATGATGACGGAAGTATGCGTGCCCCTGCTCGGCGAAGGTTACTTTACTAATTTCCAAAAGATAGGAAGAAGAAAGGCCATGAACATAGCCAGGCTTAATCTGGCGGTCGTCTTGGGCATAAAGGGCGATACCGTCTTTGACCCTAGAATTGTGCCAGGCGCAGCGACGGCGTACCCGATTCGCTTTGGCAAGATCGAGGAAGCAATTTCCGGCAAAAGGATTGGCGAAATTGATCCAGCCGAGATAGGCGAAAGGGCAAGCGAGGAGATGATCTCTGCCACGGGCGTTCGCTGGTCAACGCCTTATAAGCGCATAGCCCTGGCAAGCCTGGTAAAGCGCGCCTTGGAGACGATTTTTAGGGAGGCGAAGGCCGATGAGTAA